In the genome of Chryseobacterium oryzae, one region contains:
- a CDS encoding YchJ family protein, protein MNCPCCSGKSYGECCKPYHLKEKFAPTAEALMRSRFCAFAIPNGEYLMDTTLPEKRKYHNKEDLQEWGEINEWIKLEILEKPSMSKVEFRAYFIDEEGNEQIHHELSTFKMIQNRWYYVSGKFLD, encoded by the coding sequence ATGAACTGTCCATGCTGTTCTGGTAAAAGCTACGGAGAATGCTGTAAGCCCTATCATTTAAAGGAAAAATTTGCTCCCACTGCTGAAGCTTTAATGAGATCTAGGTTTTGTGCATTTGCAATTCCTAATGGAGAATATTTAATGGATACTACACTTCCCGAGAAAAGGAAATATCATAATAAAGAGGATTTGCAGGAATGGGGAGAAATTAATGAATGGATTAAACTGGAAATTCTAGAAAAACCTTCAATGAGTAAAGTGGAGTTCAGGGCTTATTTTATAGATGAAGAGGGAAATGAACAAATTCATCACGAATTATCTACTTTTAAAATGATTCAGAATCGTTGGTATTACGTAAGCGGTAAATTTTTAGATTAA
- the cysS gene encoding cysteine--tRNA ligase, whose amino-acid sequence MQLKIYNSLTGEKEIFKPILEGNVGMYVCGPTVYSNVHLGNVRTFLSFDFIYRSLMHLGYKVRYVRNITDAGHLTDDGDVNNDRFVKQTRLEKLEPMEIVQKYTVDFHKVLQLFNLLPPNIEPTATGHIVEQIELTQKLIQKGFAYESNGSVYFDVLEYNKRGLNYGELSKRNIEELFANTRDLDGQGEKKNPQDFALWKKASPAHIMRWNSPWGEGFPGWHLECTAMSTKYLGETFDIHGGGMDLKFPHHECEIAQGKACNGAEPVHYWMHANMLTMNSQRMSKSTGNYILPMQLVTGENDFFEKPFHPSIVRFCFLQAHYRSVLDISNDAMLASEKGFIRLMEAIKVLNDITPNDEKQSPFRLDEWKNKAYDALTDDFNSPVLIAHLFEAVKYIFALKDGKETVSTKDLEELKSVLNAFVFDVLGLQTIEENNNEKLDQTLKVLIELRNQARKSKNFELSDQIRDKLLAEGIELKDGRDGTSYVLN is encoded by the coding sequence ATGCAACTAAAAATATACAACTCGCTTACGGGCGAAAAAGAAATTTTTAAACCTATTTTAGAAGGAAATGTAGGAATGTATGTTTGTGGACCAACCGTTTACAGCAACGTTCATTTGGGAAATGTTAGAACGTTCCTTTCTTTCGATTTTATTTACAGAAGTTTAATGCATTTGGGCTACAAGGTAAGGTATGTAAGAAATATTACCGATGCAGGGCATCTTACTGATGATGGCGATGTAAATAATGACCGTTTTGTAAAGCAAACCCGTCTCGAAAAGCTGGAGCCAATGGAAATTGTTCAGAAATATACGGTAGATTTTCATAAAGTGTTGCAACTCTTCAATCTTTTACCGCCTAATATTGAACCTACTGCGACTGGTCATATTGTGGAGCAGATAGAACTTACTCAGAAGTTAATTCAAAAAGGATTTGCTTACGAAAGTAATGGTTCTGTGTATTTCGATGTTTTGGAGTACAATAAAAGAGGTCTTAATTACGGGGAATTATCTAAAAGAAACATCGAAGAACTTTTTGCCAATACCCGCGATTTAGACGGACAGGGTGAAAAGAAAAATCCGCAGGATTTTGCACTTTGGAAAAAAGCTTCTCCGGCACATATTATGCGTTGGAATTCGCCTTGGGGAGAAGGTTTCCCAGGATGGCATCTTGAATGTACTGCAATGAGCACTAAATATTTAGGTGAAACTTTTGACATTCACGGAGGAGGAATGGATCTTAAATTTCCTCATCACGAATGCGAAATTGCACAAGGTAAAGCATGCAACGGAGCTGAACCTGTACATTATTGGATGCATGCCAATATGTTGACGATGAATTCTCAGCGTATGAGTAAATCTACAGGAAATTATATTCTGCCGATGCAGTTGGTAACGGGGGAAAACGACTTTTTTGAAAAACCTTTCCATCCGTCTATTGTACGTTTTTGCTTTCTGCAGGCACATTACCGTAGCGTATTGGATATTTCCAATGATGCGATGCTTGCGAGTGAAAAAGGCTTTATCCGATTAATGGAAGCCATTAAAGTTTTGAATGACATTACTCCGAATGATGAAAAGCAATCTCCTTTCCGTCTTGATGAATGGAAAAATAAAGCTTACGATGCTTTAACGGATGATTTTAACTCTCCGGTTTTAATTGCACATCTTTTTGAAGCTGTAAAATACATTTTTGCTCTAAAAGATGGTAAAGAAACTGTTTCAACTAAAGATTTAGAGGAATTGAAATCGGTCTTGAATGCTTTTGTATTTGATGTTTTGGGGCTTCAGACTATTGAGGAAAATAACAATGAAAAGCTGGATCAGACTTTGAAGGTTTTAATTGAATTAAGAAATCAGGCAAGAAAATCTAAAAACTTTGAACTTTCGGATCAAATTAGAGATAAACTTCTTGCAGAAGGCATCGAACTGAAAGATGGAAGAGATGGAACTTCCTACGTTTTGAACTAG
- the folE gene encoding GTP cyclohydrolase I FolE, producing MVDFTDNDDDIFTGKEHTPIREDAFEKSPEEKIEKITSLFGEIMETLGLDMTDDSLKDSPKRVAKMYVNEIFGGLLPQNKPGISTFSNKYKYRQMLVEKDITVYSFCEHHFLPIIGRAHVAYISNGEVIGLSKINRIVDYYAKRPQVQERLTMQIVDALKEALGTKDVACIIDAKHLCVNCRGIKDTASSTTTAELSGIFRTNPITRQEFLHYVGSHTKLEY from the coding sequence ATGGTTGATTTTACGGATAACGACGATGATATTTTCACAGGAAAAGAACATACGCCTATCAGGGAAGATGCTTTTGAAAAATCACCGGAAGAAAAGATAGAAAAAATTACCTCACTTTTTGGGGAAATTATGGAAACGTTGGGGCTCGACATGACAGACGATTCTCTTAAAGATTCTCCCAAAAGAGTTGCTAAAATGTATGTAAATGAAATTTTCGGAGGACTTTTACCTCAGAATAAACCAGGCATTTCTACATTTTCTAACAAGTATAAGTACCGCCAAATGTTGGTGGAAAAAGATATTACCGTATATTCTTTCTGCGAACATCACTTTTTACCAATAATCGGAAGAGCACATGTTGCTTATATTTCGAATGGAGAAGTAATTGGGCTTTCAAAAATCAACAGAATTGTAGATTATTATGCGAAAAGACCGCAGGTTCAGGAAAGATTAACAATGCAGATTGTAGATGCCTTAAAGGAAGCATTAGGAACAAAAGATGTCGCCTGTATAATAGATGCAAAACACCTTTGTGTAAACTGCAGAGGCATTAAAGATACAGCAAGTTCTACTACAACAGCAGAATTAAGTGGCATCTTCAGAACCAATCCTATTACAAGACAAGAGTTTCTTCATTATGTAGGAAGCCATACTAAACTGGAGTATTAA
- a CDS encoding UvrD-helicase domain-containing protein, whose amino-acid sequence MSNSYTVINASAGSGKTYALVQKLLMICLRYPNQQQVIRNILALTFTNKAANEMKERILSWLGKFKEDNYADNNDLKNIQKAFEEEGLKITLDELHIRSKKLLDYILHNYSTLNIGTIDRFNSRLVRSFSYELGLAKNFNLEIDAEPFLIEAVDKMLDQIGENDNISNSFMDYVDYSLDNNERINLNKNLYDSAKEFVKDIHYEHLKVNKEFNDENYDNIKNTLRKDITANKKQSLELALQSIELFKSRNIEIEDFAQGKNGLGGFFPKVIEFYEKKRPGFPFPSSSEESVVDKYRKGTSAKAKHKETDVFDILEILLENRMKLILLYIETQKKEKILSALLPLKVNKDIQDELKKIEEENDLVLLSKFNILINENLKNEPSAFIYEKVGSQFQHYFFDEFQDTSSLQWQNFVPLRDHSISTENTSFTLVGDPKQSIYRFRGGESKLMLDIINNKEISPKQASLLVLKDNWRSAKNIVQFNNELYQFHSHQLQEEHRQIFGSDGEQNPKSSIEGRVKVNLIENLTNEEFYDDVSVKMQKDIQECLDNGFKFSDITILCRGNFDIFSYSQKLGSLKVNYKGLETNIRTISDKGLTLELSDTIKAVVEFLKWETNPKNKPHLIMMMFYLNRLGKIEMQDFTLQMKEILELQEYENIIGFLEEKYSLKLKQNQFPKFNLYNYIEYYINEFSSGNKEIDFLLNFLEMLFNFTQNAGASTKEFLKYWDEEASKHTIQASENIDAIQIMTIHKAKGLEFPVVFIPMMNKNRDSEFSNWFETEAEDVLKSVNINQFSKNLEAYDEGIEKFNQENSYKNLVDRLCLQYVATTRPVEQLFFYLQKANKTSNNLEILEFVESKNLQNLDEFDLYETNPEMLKKQILHQNSEFKTQNIEHLKNKSDSKSSIQIATPSKNYQVRNEKVRVGLFVHELLSRINTPKDVDRVLETYVLDGQITLEEKTEIKSVLMKIIDAHTEFFDEKWQVINEKDIMISENGMAKIYRPDRILKNNEGYIILDFKTGSENEKNEKQIETYKSVLEKLGKKVLKTKLIYIS is encoded by the coding sequence ATGTCAAATTCTTATACTGTCATCAATGCATCTGCGGGATCTGGAAAGACTTATGCTTTGGTGCAGAAGCTTTTAATGATCTGTTTGCGTTATCCTAATCAACAACAGGTAATACGGAATATTCTCGCCCTAACATTTACCAATAAAGCAGCTAATGAAATGAAGGAAAGAATTCTTTCATGGCTTGGGAAATTTAAAGAAGATAATTATGCAGATAATAATGATCTTAAGAATATTCAGAAAGCTTTTGAAGAGGAAGGACTTAAAATAACTCTTGATGAACTTCATATCCGATCAAAAAAACTGCTAGATTATATTCTTCACAATTATTCTACCTTAAATATTGGAACCATAGATCGCTTCAATTCTCGTTTGGTACGTAGTTTTTCTTATGAGCTTGGTCTTGCGAAGAATTTTAATCTCGAAATAGATGCAGAGCCTTTTCTTATTGAAGCGGTAGATAAAATGTTGGATCAAATCGGGGAAAACGATAACATTTCCAACTCTTTTATGGATTATGTAGATTATAGTCTTGATAATAATGAAAGAATTAATCTCAATAAAAATCTATACGATTCTGCCAAAGAATTTGTAAAAGACATTCATTATGAACATCTTAAAGTTAATAAAGAATTTAATGATGAGAATTATGACAACATCAAAAATACGTTAAGAAAAGATATTACAGCGAACAAAAAGCAGTCATTAGAATTAGCTTTACAGTCAATCGAATTATTTAAATCCAGAAATATTGAGATTGAAGATTTTGCTCAGGGAAAAAATGGTCTTGGAGGGTTTTTTCCAAAAGTTATAGAATTTTACGAGAAAAAAAGACCTGGATTTCCTTTCCCGAGTTCGTCTGAAGAATCTGTTGTAGATAAATACCGAAAAGGTACTTCTGCAAAAGCTAAACATAAAGAAACCGATGTTTTTGATATTCTGGAAATTCTTTTAGAAAACAGAATGAAACTCATTTTGCTGTACATAGAAACTCAGAAAAAAGAGAAAATTCTTTCTGCGTTGCTGCCGTTAAAAGTAAATAAAGATATCCAGGATGAACTGAAAAAAATTGAGGAAGAAAATGATTTGGTTCTGCTTTCTAAATTTAATATTCTCATTAACGAAAACCTGAAAAATGAGCCTTCCGCTTTTATCTACGAAAAAGTTGGGTCGCAGTTCCAGCATTATTTCTTCGACGAATTTCAGGATACTTCCTCTTTGCAGTGGCAGAATTTTGTTCCGTTGAGAGATCACAGTATTTCCACAGAGAATACTTCATTTACGCTTGTGGGAGATCCAAAACAGAGTATTTACAGATTCCGTGGAGGCGAAAGCAAACTTATGCTCGACATCATCAACAATAAAGAAATTTCTCCCAAACAGGCAAGTTTGTTGGTTTTGAAAGATAACTGGAGAAGTGCAAAAAATATTGTTCAGTTTAATAATGAGCTTTATCAGTTTCATTCTCATCAATTGCAAGAGGAGCACCGCCAGATTTTTGGTTCAGATGGCGAACAAAATCCAAAATCTTCCATAGAAGGTCGTGTGAAAGTGAATCTTATCGAAAATCTCACCAATGAAGAATTTTATGACGATGTATCGGTAAAAATGCAGAAAGATATTCAGGAATGCCTCGATAATGGGTTTAAATTTTCGGATATTACTATTCTGTGTCGTGGAAATTTCGATATTTTCTCTTATTCTCAAAAGCTAGGAAGTCTAAAGGTAAATTATAAAGGCTTGGAAACCAATATTAGAACCATTTCAGATAAAGGGTTAACGCTGGAATTATCCGATACCATAAAAGCTGTGGTGGAGTTTCTGAAATGGGAAACCAATCCGAAAAACAAACCTCATCTTATCATGATGATGTTTTATCTCAACCGTCTCGGGAAAATTGAAATGCAGGATTTCACTTTACAGATGAAGGAAATTCTCGAACTACAGGAGTATGAAAATATTATCGGTTTTTTAGAAGAAAAATATTCTTTAAAACTCAAGCAAAATCAGTTTCCGAAATTTAATCTGTATAATTATATTGAATATTATATTAACGAATTTTCTTCCGGAAATAAAGAAATAGATTTTCTGTTGAATTTCCTCGAAATGCTGTTTAATTTTACTCAAAATGCAGGGGCAAGTACCAAAGAATTCCTGAAATATTGGGACGAAGAAGCGTCTAAACACACCATTCAGGCTTCGGAGAATATTGATGCCATTCAGATTATGACGATTCATAAGGCAAAAGGATTAGAATTTCCTGTAGTTTTTATTCCGATGATGAATAAAAACAGAGATTCAGAATTCAGTAATTGGTTCGAAACGGAGGCTGAAGATGTTTTAAAATCGGTCAATATCAATCAATTCAGTAAAAATCTTGAAGCGTATGATGAAGGTATAGAAAAATTTAATCAGGAAAATTCTTATAAAAATCTTGTAGATCGGCTTTGTCTGCAATATGTTGCAACTACAAGACCGGTAGAACAGCTGTTTTTTTATCTTCAAAAGGCAAATAAAACTTCTAATAATCTGGAAATTCTCGAATTTGTTGAATCTAAAAATCTTCAAAATCTTGACGAGTTTGATTTGTATGAAACCAATCCTGAAATGCTCAAAAAGCAGATTTTGCATCAAAATTCTGAATTCAAAACCCAGAATATTGAACATTTAAAAAATAAGAGCGATTCTAAAAGTTCTATACAAATTGCTACTCCTTCTAAGAATTATCAGGTAAGAAACGAGAAAGTAAGAGTTGGTCTTTTTGTACACGAACTGCTTTCAAGAATAAATACACCAAAAGATGTCGACAGAGTTTTAGAAACGTATGTTTTGGATGGGCAGATTACTCTCGAAGAAAAAACCGAAATAAAATCTGTTTTAATGAAAATTATTGATGCTCATACAGAGTTTTTCGACGAAAAATGGCAGGTTATCAACGAAAAAGATATTATGATTTCTGAAAATGGCATGGCTAAAATCTACCGACCCGACCGGATTTTAAAAAACAATGAAGGATATATTATTTTAGATTTTAAGACAGGTTCCGAAAACGAAAAGAATGAAAAACAAATTGAAACCTACAAAAGTGTTTTGGAAAAATTGGGTAAAAAGGTTTTAAAAACAAAACTGATTTATATTTCCTAA
- a CDS encoding carboxypeptidase regulatory-like domain-containing protein, which yields MVKTKGFSLLICFIASCLYGQKILSGRTMSENNRIVTSVLVININNNEKTSSNSSGEFSIKASLQDEIRFIKKGYERTIKKIDNLDNIPDIIMTQLPVEIEEVKIIPLSGNLAKDSKMLTKVDKKEELRKAIGLPRGPEKPREVPADTRNLLMAIPLGLLDVQGLYDIVSGKARRQRRWYQYEDMQDDIAWVKTRTGEEYFVKESIPAERIPEFLEFSFILKPDIRRYIKAKNIYKVMFELEETLPVYVERIKESQKKEKEKR from the coding sequence ATGGTGAAGACAAAAGGATTTTCGCTTTTAATATGTTTTATCGCAAGCTGTTTATACGGACAAAAAATTTTGTCTGGCAGAACAATGAGCGAGAATAACAGGATTGTAACTTCTGTTCTGGTTATCAACATCAATAATAATGAGAAAACATCCAGTAATTCTAGCGGTGAATTTTCCATAAAAGCTTCATTGCAGGACGAAATCAGGTTTATAAAAAAAGGCTACGAAAGAACGATTAAAAAAATTGACAATCTAGACAACATTCCCGATATCATCATGACCCAGCTTCCTGTGGAAATAGAAGAAGTTAAAATAATTCCGCTTTCCGGAAATCTAGCCAAAGATTCTAAAATGCTTACAAAAGTAGATAAAAAAGAAGAACTTCGCAAAGCAATTGGTCTTCCGCGAGGTCCTGAAAAGCCCAGAGAAGTTCCTGCGGACACAAGAAATCTTCTAATGGCAATTCCATTAGGACTTTTGGATGTACAGGGTTTATACGATATTGTTAGCGGAAAAGCAAGAAGACAGAGAAGATGGTATCAGTACGAGGATATGCAGGACGACATTGCATGGGTAAAAACCCGTACAGGTGAAGAATATTTTGTAAAAGAAAGCATTCCCGCGGAGAGAATTCCGGAATTTTTGGAATTCAGCTTTATCTTAAAACCTGATATTCGGAGATATATTAAAGCCAAAAACATCTACAAAGTAATGTTTGAACTGGAAGAAACTCTTCCTGTTTATGTAGAAAGAATTAAAGAATCACAAAAAAAAGAAAAAGAGAAACGGTAG
- a CDS encoding GNAT family N-acetyltransferase: MEFLQIISAEDYRTEKIFKSYCSSFPEDERREWFQFVKLFEHPNVKVISVLNQSENVGYLIVWELSSFLFVEHFEVFAEYRNQNLGSKITDWLFKNFPRIILEIEPETLNEYAKRRFLFYQRNGFSLIDELYVQPSYGEGKNSLNLWLLANYTPENLIQVKDEIYDIVYH; the protein is encoded by the coding sequence ATGGAGTTTTTACAAATTATTTCGGCAGAAGATTACCGCACGGAAAAAATTTTCAAATCTTACTGTTCTTCTTTTCCTGAGGATGAAAGAAGAGAGTGGTTTCAGTTTGTTAAATTATTTGAACATCCTAATGTAAAGGTTATTTCGGTTTTGAATCAGTCTGAAAATGTAGGGTATCTTATTGTATGGGAATTATCGAGTTTTCTTTTTGTAGAGCATTTTGAGGTTTTTGCAGAATACAGAAATCAAAATCTTGGTTCTAAAATAACCGATTGGCTGTTTAAAAATTTCCCAAGAATTATTCTGGAAATAGAGCCTGAAACTTTAAACGAATACGCTAAACGCAGATTTTTGTTTTACCAAAGAAATGGTTTCAGTCTTATTGATGAACTCTATGTTCAGCCAAGCTACGGAGAAGGAAAAAACAGTCTTAATCTTTGGCTTTTGGCAAATTATACACCAGAAAATTTAATTCAGGTTAAAGATGAAATTTACGATATTGTTTATCATTAA
- a CDS encoding PspC family transcriptional regulator: MFDNLRHKMECEWFGVLTRMGAKLGIPVSKLRIFFIYSTFATAGFFFLIYLGLAFTLWIKDIFITRRPSVFDL, encoded by the coding sequence ATGTTTGATAATCTCCGTCATAAAATGGAATGTGAATGGTTTGGTGTACTCACCAGAATGGGTGCCAAACTGGGAATTCCTGTTTCTAAACTAAGAATTTTCTTTATTTATTCCACTTTTGCTACCGCAGGTTTTTTCTTTTTAATTTATCTTGGTCTTGCGTTTACACTTTGGATAAAAGATATTTTTATTACTAGAAGACCTAGTGTCTTTGATCTTTAA
- a CDS encoding DUF2851 family protein, which produces MNEKLLQYIWNYKLFTHFDFKDSEGNSIEILDFGKWNSDSGPDFLFAKIKISNLILAGNIEIHVKASDWIFHQHSQNSDYQNVILHVVFQNDADILEFKNKNIPTLELRIYIDEKIYSNYHHFVNESRFIPCEKVFSPDKIPIGFHEENLIKKLEEKSLVIEKDLKIQKNNFEAILFHYLAYAFGLKINAAVFKQLAETVDFSVINKIRQDKTQLEALFFGLAGWLENTEDHQSKIWKRKFEFLKAKYQLPNVVISPKFLRLRPANFPTIRLSQLADLYFQHSHLFSEVISAKNSEVLKTVFASIKASEYWNDHYNFGKISSVNTQKTLSSNFIEIILLNAVLPIKFAYEKHTNEYITDEILEYYRILAAEKNTVVDGWKNLGVKSENSLESQSLIYHYKNFCETKKCLNCGIGFKILKEPRHV; this is translated from the coding sequence ATGAACGAGAAATTATTGCAATATATCTGGAATTATAAATTGTTTACCCATTTTGATTTTAAAGATTCTGAAGGAAATTCAATTGAAATTTTAGATTTTGGAAAATGGAACTCAGATTCTGGTCCTGATTTTTTATTTGCAAAAATTAAAATTAGTAATCTCATTTTAGCAGGAAATATAGAAATTCATGTGAAAGCTTCGGACTGGATTTTTCACCAGCATTCACAAAATTCAGATTATCAAAATGTAATTTTACATGTGGTTTTTCAAAATGATGCAGATATTTTGGAGTTCAAAAATAAAAATATTCCTACACTGGAACTTAGAATTTATATTGATGAGAAAATTTACAGTAATTACCATCATTTTGTGAATGAAAGCAGATTTATTCCCTGCGAAAAAGTTTTTAGCCCAGATAAAATACCAATAGGCTTTCATGAAGAAAATCTCATCAAAAAACTGGAGGAAAAATCTTTGGTAATAGAAAAAGATTTAAAAATTCAGAAAAATAATTTTGAAGCGATACTCTTTCATTATCTTGCTTATGCTTTTGGATTAAAAATAAATGCGGCAGTTTTTAAACAGTTGGCAGAAACTGTAGATTTTTCAGTAATTAACAAAATTAGACAAGATAAAACCCAGTTGGAAGCTTTGTTTTTTGGGCTTGCCGGATGGCTCGAAAATACAGAAGATCATCAATCTAAAATCTGGAAAAGAAAATTTGAATTTTTAAAAGCTAAATACCAGCTTCCCAATGTTGTTATTTCTCCAAAATTTCTGAGGCTTCGACCAGCTAATTTTCCAACGATACGACTTTCGCAACTAGCAGATTTGTATTTTCAGCATTCTCACTTGTTTTCAGAAGTTATTTCGGCAAAGAATTCTGAGGTTTTAAAGACTGTTTTTGCCAGTATTAAAGCTTCTGAATATTGGAATGATCATTATAATTTTGGTAAAATTTCGTCTGTTAACACTCAGAAAACTCTTAGCAGTAATTTTATTGAAATTATCCTCCTCAATGCAGTGCTTCCCATTAAATTTGCATACGAAAAACATACTAATGAATATATCACAGATGAAATTCTGGAATATTACAGGATTTTAGCCGCAGAGAAAAATACAGTGGTTGATGGCTGGAAAAATCTTGGAGTAAAAAGCGAAAATTCTTTAGAAAGCCAAAGCCTAATTTACCATTACAAAAATTTTTGCGAAACAAAAAAATGCTTAAATTGCGGTATCGGATTCAAAATTTTAAAAGAACCTCGTCATGTTTGA
- the bshB1 gene encoding bacillithiol biosynthesis deacetylase BshB1: MNKKFDILAIGAHPDDVELGCGGTLAKLISEGKTCAILDLTRGELGTRGTDQTRKEEATDAAKILGIAERENLGLKDGFLVNSEEYQLEIVRMIRKYRPEIVLANAIDDRHPDHAKAAKLVSDSCFLAGLRKIETSMDGINQEVWRPKQIFHYIQWKNIVPEFVIDISEYLDVKLKACAAYKTQFYDPDSKEPVTPIATKDFFESLTYRAQDLGRLSGVAYAEGFTSEKLVAMKNFDGIVL; encoded by the coding sequence ATGAATAAGAAATTTGATATACTTGCCATAGGAGCTCATCCGGATGATGTAGAGCTAGGTTGTGGAGGAACTTTAGCCAAATTAATTTCTGAAGGAAAAACATGTGCTATTCTAGACCTTACTAGAGGAGAATTGGGGACTCGTGGGACAGATCAAACTAGAAAGGAAGAGGCAACAGATGCTGCCAAAATCTTAGGTATAGCCGAAAGAGAGAATTTAGGTCTTAAGGATGGTTTTTTGGTTAACTCAGAAGAATATCAGTTAGAAATTGTGAGAATGATCCGTAAATACCGACCAGAGATTGTTTTGGCCAATGCAATTGATGATCGGCACCCGGATCACGCCAAAGCAGCAAAACTGGTGTCAGATTCTTGTTTTTTAGCAGGGTTAAGAAAGATTGAAACGAGTATGGACGGAATCAATCAGGAAGTTTGGAGACCTAAACAGATTTTTCATTACATTCAGTGGAAAAATATAGTTCCAGAATTTGTGATAGATATTTCTGAATATTTGGATGTAAAACTTAAAGCGTGTGCGGCGTATAAAACCCAGTTTTACGATCCAGATTCAAAAGAACCGGTTACTCCAATTGCAACGAAAGATTTTTTTGAGAGTTTAACGTATCGTGCTCAGGATCTAGGAAGATTGTCGGGAGTGGCTTATGCAGAAGGTTTTACTTCAGAAAAATTAGTAGCAATGAAAAATTTTGACGGAATTGTTTTGTAG